From Caldilineales bacterium, one genomic window encodes:
- a CDS encoding gamma-glutamyl-gamma-aminobutyrate hydrolase family protein, producing the protein MHRRPLIGITTQTQEPIPGQAPRCWIMGHTYINSLSSQGALPWIIPLVANDLATLRGIYEQVDGVFLPGGVDVEPVHYGEETTELCGRIDSDRDVVELTLARWALEDHKPLLGVCRGLQVMNVAAGGSLYQDVLAQRPDAIKHDYYPYHGEYTRDRLSHDVRLEAVSRLSRLLGGNQVMVNSMHHQGIKDLAPGLRPTSFAPDGLIESIEAPNGQFAVAVQWHPEEFVHKDASSRRLFQGFLKAASDWQAEHEHKAVLSMDVWELEG; encoded by the coding sequence ATGCACAGACGACCGCTGATTGGCATCACCACGCAGACGCAGGAGCCGATACCCGGCCAGGCGCCGCGCTGCTGGATCATGGGCCATACCTATATCAATTCGCTCAGCAGCCAGGGAGCGCTACCCTGGATTATCCCCCTGGTCGCCAACGACCTGGCGACGTTGCGCGGCATCTATGAACAGGTGGATGGGGTGTTTCTGCCCGGCGGGGTGGATGTCGAGCCAGTCCACTACGGCGAAGAAACGACCGAACTCTGCGGACGCATCGACTCGGACCGCGATGTGGTCGAGCTGACGTTGGCCCGTTGGGCGCTGGAGGATCACAAGCCGCTCCTGGGTGTGTGCCGGGGGTTGCAGGTGATGAATGTGGCCGCGGGTGGGTCGCTGTATCAGGATGTGCTGGCGCAACGGCCGGACGCCATCAAGCACGATTACTATCCCTATCATGGCGAGTACACCCGCGACCGGCTGAGCCACGATGTCCGCCTCGAGGCCGTTTCTCGCTTGAGCCGGCTTCTGGGCGGGAATCAGGTGATGGTGAACAGTATGCACCATCAAGGGATCAAGGACCTGGCGCCGGGTCTGCGCCCCACCTCCTTTGCGCCCGATGGCCTGATCGAGAGCATCGAAGCACCCAACGGCCAGTTTGCCGTGGCCGTGCAGTGGCATCCCGAGGAGTTCGTGCACAAGGATGCCTCCAGCCGGCGCCTGTTCCAGGGTTTTCT